One window of the Dehalococcoidales bacterium genome contains the following:
- a CDS encoding SDR family oxidoreductase, with protein sequence MKKVIVTGGAGFIGSHLADELLRRGYYVTILDDLSTGKMENITLLLKNENLEFIEGNITDLPRLRKLFQGVDYIFHMAAIASVPRSIDNPELSHEVNATGTLKVLIAARDSGVKKVVFASSSAVYGDTPVQPKTEDMTPDPQSPYAVTKLMGEHYCHIFHNIWELPTVSLRYFNVYGPGQDSASDYAAVIPKFIEMISQGKPPVIFGDGEQTRDFTYITDVARATILAVESQATGVFNIGNGESTSIEQLAQLSIEIIGKAKNLKPVHTDPRPGDIVHSIADTTRASGFGYKPQYSLEEGLRETVSRLQVSPSTSGN encoded by the coding sequence ATGAAAAAAGTGATTGTCACCGGGGGAGCCGGGTTTATCGGTTCCCACCTTGCTGATGAGCTGCTCAGAAGAGGGTATTATGTCACCATCCTCGACGACCTCTCCACCGGTAAGATGGAAAACATAACGCTGTTACTGAAAAACGAGAACCTGGAATTCATCGAGGGGAACATTACCGATTTACCCCGGCTCCGGAAGCTCTTCCAGGGTGTTGATTATATTTTCCACATGGCGGCTATTGCCAGCGTTCCCAGAAGTATTGATAACCCGGAATTGTCCCATGAAGTTAACGCTACGGGTACATTAAAAGTGCTCATTGCCGCCCGGGACTCAGGAGTAAAGAAGGTTGTTTTTGCTTCCTCATCAGCAGTCTACGGGGACACCCCCGTCCAACCCAAGACCGAAGATATGACGCCAGATCCACAGTCCCCTTACGCGGTAACCAAACTTATGGGCGAACATTACTGTCACATTTTTCACAATATCTGGGAGCTACCCACCGTAAGCTTGAGGTACTTCAACGTCTACGGCCCGGGGCAGGACTCCGCCTCTGACTACGCCGCGGTCATCCCCAAGTTTATCGAAATGATTTCCCAGGGTAAACCGCCCGTTATCTTCGGGGATGGCGAACAGACCAGGGATTTCACCTATATCACGGATGTAGCCAGAGCTACTATCCTGGCTGTCGAGAGCCAGGCTACCGGGGTCTTTAATATCGGCAACGGGGAAAGCACCAGCATTGAACAACTGGCACAACTCAGTATCGAAATTATCGGGAAGGCTAAAAATCTCAAGCCGGTTCATACCGACCCCAGGCCAGGAGACATAGTTCACAGCATTGCCGATACCACCAGAGCCAGCGGCTTTGGCTACAAACCCCAGTACAGTCTGGAAGAGGGGTTAAGGGAGACCGTCAGCAGACTTCAGGTAAGTCCGTCAACG